The proteins below are encoded in one region of Stenotrophomonas bentonitica:
- a CDS encoding SCO family protein — protein MFNRNVGIILLIALAAGLGLVVAQKVFGPAPVGNRPATESITFYPQPRPLPDFNLGQSDGTRLIPGELKGHWTLVFLGFLACPDICPTTLADLAQAQKQWEALPDTLRPRLVFVSVDPERDTPARLGEYVHAFHKDTLAATADVPSLERFATSLGFVFQKVPGKEFETNPQDYTLEHSASLAVLDPDGNLAGLIRPPFNPQAIARDLNLLTEKSAP, from the coding sequence ATGTTCAATCGCAATGTCGGCATCATCCTGCTCATCGCGCTGGCCGCCGGTCTCGGCCTGGTCGTGGCCCAGAAAGTGTTCGGGCCCGCGCCGGTCGGCAACCGCCCGGCCACCGAATCGATCACCTTCTACCCGCAGCCGCGCCCGCTGCCGGACTTCAACCTGGGCCAGTCCGACGGCACCCGGCTGATCCCCGGCGAGCTCAAGGGCCACTGGACCCTGGTGTTCCTGGGCTTCCTGGCCTGCCCCGACATCTGCCCGACCACCCTGGCCGACCTGGCCCAGGCCCAGAAGCAGTGGGAAGCCCTGCCGGACACCCTGCGCCCGCGGCTGGTGTTCGTCTCGGTCGACCCCGAGCGCGACACCCCGGCCCGACTGGGCGAGTACGTGCACGCCTTCCACAAGGACACCCTGGCCGCCACCGCCGACGTGCCCTCGCTGGAGCGCTTCGCCACCTCGCTGGGTTTCGTGTTCCAGAAGGTGCCGGGCAAGGAATTCGAGACCAATCCCCAGGACTACACCCTGGAACATTCGGCCAGCCTGGCCGTGCTGGACCCGGACGGCAACCTGGCCGGCCTGATCCGTCCCCCCTTCAATCCGCAGGCGATTGCCCGCGACCTGAACCTGTTGACCGAGAAATCCGCCCCATGA
- the asd gene encoding archaetidylserine decarboxylase (Phosphatidylserine decarboxylase is synthesized as a single chain precursor. Generation of the pyruvoyl active site from a Ser is coupled to cleavage of a Gly-Ser bond between the larger (beta) and smaller (alpha chains). It is an integral membrane protein.) — translation MSLTTTLSYVLPHRLLSSMARRLAYSSNPRISRWLIDTVTEKFGVNLAEAANPDPRSYPTFNQFFTRALKPGARVPDADARTLVMPADGRISQLGAIEDGNIFQAKGQSFTAAELLGDAGDAEVFRHGLFATVYLSPKDYHRVHMPWTGTLRETVHVPGRLFSVGPAAVNNVPGLFARNERLVCHFDTDFGPMVQVMVGALLVSGVETVWGGEEIPAYGDRITRKDYRGKGITLERFAEMARFNYGSTVIVLLPPGVADFAPHLDAEHAVQLGQALATLR, via the coding sequence ATGAGCCTGACCACCACGCTGAGCTACGTCCTGCCCCACCGCCTGCTGTCGTCGATGGCGCGGCGCCTGGCGTATTCCAGCAACCCGCGGATCTCGCGCTGGCTGATCGACACGGTGACCGAAAAGTTCGGGGTGAACCTGGCCGAGGCGGCCAATCCGGACCCGCGCAGCTACCCGACCTTCAACCAGTTCTTCACCCGCGCCCTGAAGCCCGGCGCGCGCGTGCCCGACGCCGATGCCCGTACGCTGGTGATGCCGGCGGACGGCCGTATCAGCCAGCTGGGCGCGATCGAAGACGGCAACATCTTCCAGGCCAAGGGCCAGTCGTTCACCGCCGCCGAGCTGCTGGGCGATGCGGGCGACGCCGAGGTGTTCCGGCACGGGCTGTTCGCCACGGTGTACCTGTCGCCGAAGGACTACCACCGCGTGCACATGCCGTGGACCGGCACCCTGCGCGAAACCGTGCATGTGCCGGGCCGGTTGTTCAGCGTGGGCCCCGCGGCGGTGAACAACGTGCCGGGCCTGTTCGCCCGCAACGAGCGGCTGGTCTGCCATTTCGACACCGACTTCGGCCCGATGGTGCAGGTGATGGTGGGCGCACTGCTGGTGTCGGGCGTGGAGACGGTGTGGGGCGGAGAAGAGATTCCGGCCTACGGCGACCGGATTACCCGCAAGGATTACCGTGGGAAGGGAATTACGCTGGAGCGGTTCGCCGAGATGGCGCGGTTCAATTACGGGTCCACGGTGATCGTGCTGCTGCCGCCGGGCGTGGCCGATTTCGCGCCGCACCTGGATGCGGAGCATGCGGTGCAGTTGGGGCAAGCGTTGGCTACGTTGCGGTGA
- a CDS encoding ribonuclease E inhibitor RraB: MDITAINDMFANIRENTDWDLNGDLVWGYFFVNTTPEPLHGLAKVLEGQGYTVVEVFEPELEADEAPYHVLHVERIEVHSEASLDTRNHELQALAEANGVEDYDGMDVGPVEFAHDPDNP; the protein is encoded by the coding sequence ATGGATATCACCGCAATCAACGACATGTTCGCCAACATCCGCGAGAACACCGACTGGGATCTCAACGGTGATCTGGTGTGGGGCTACTTCTTCGTCAACACCACGCCCGAGCCGCTGCACGGCCTGGCCAAGGTGCTGGAAGGGCAGGGCTATACCGTGGTGGAAGTGTTCGAGCCGGAGCTGGAAGCCGACGAAGCGCCGTACCACGTGCTGCACGTGGAGCGCATTGAAGTTCACAGCGAAGCCTCGCTGGACACGCGCAACCACGAGCTGCAGGCATTGGCCGAAGCGAACGGCGTAGAGGATTACGACGGCATGGACGTAGGGCCCGTCGAGTTCGCGCACGACCCGGACAACCCCTGA